In Cataglyphis hispanica isolate Lineage 1 chromosome 22, ULB_Chis1_1.0, whole genome shotgun sequence, a single window of DNA contains:
- the LOC126857564 gene encoding fasciclin-2 isoform X4 yields the protein MADRPACIAIAVLLLQLTAFANAIEPHLEIMPSGDTQTKPIGSSIILTCNPKVDNPELVQDMQWLDPQNRVIESLKLSVLPIERNHDLISSNTHTGHSKPAMYTELHQDHGLSLLFNSLQEEQAGKYTCKGTYAHNQPLNKSVTIDTIIAITWDDAPINQYPILGEDFSIMCRVRARPSPSVDWLYNGELIKTNDRYIINAYSLKIKNVQESDDGIYTCRASVLTTGELQERLIRVEVHTRPSIEEFPNPIDIIEGENANIECRATGKPPPTFTWIKTLTQQNLSIADRFGVDPVTGVLTITNVNREDAGEYQCTATNLAGTVNTNLQVNVIVKPKIMEFQNKTVVEGKSTEIMCKAFGRPPPVVTFRKLTADKQYVMGAQPQDDRIIMTYRPNDVSGETDGILTIQNALTNDDGLYECVAENAGGVAYKNGHLTVEFPPSFRNMPNITVYSWEQRPVNLTCIAESIPNATIRWTMFGDRTVENDIMIQVFGNGPISTLQIRPVDRRYYTNYKCIAANTHGTREHIIELKEATKPAELLSVKTVELTATSIRFDLIPPTPPDLPVKTITVQYKDNNQIWQNAKNKTWSVGSVYVIEGLKPQTPYDFRFAAMNDVGLGNWGNEQHEITPGRTVPNQPKILTTPGSEYEQSAFNNQYELSWLAPPDNGEPIDMYLIKYCQIRRVTGEWELVDNTCQEIKTQTRTRQYLKGLSSNTFYQVQLQAHNIIGYSKPGFAKFRTAKESAGNTVDYVLESAAGDTCKIAVATITAAVMLLSLAI from the exons CTTTCGCGAACGCGATAGAGCCTCACCTGGAGATCATGCCAAGCGGCGACACGCAGACGAAGCCGATCGGCTCCAGCATCATTCTCACGTGCAATCCGAAGGTAGACAATCCGGAGCTCGTCCAGGACATGCAATGGCTCGATCCGCAGAATCGCGTGATCGAGTCTCTCAA ACTCTCCGTCTTGCCGATCGAAAG aaatcatGACCTTATTTCTTCCAACACGCACACGGGTCACTCCAAGCCTGCCATGTACACTGAGCTGCATCAGGATCATGGTCTGTCCCTGCTCTTTAATTCTCTCCAGGAGGAGCAGGCTGGCAAGTACACCTGCAAGGGTACTTATGCGCATAACCAGCCATTGAACAAGTCCGTGACGATCGATACCATTA TTGCGATCACGTGGGACGACGCGCCGATAAATCAATATCCAATTCTCGGGgaggacttttctattatgTGTCGAGTACGCGCTAGGCCTTCACCTTCAGTCGATTGGCTTTACAATGGGGAATTGATAAAGACGAACGATCGCTATATCATAAATGCATACTCCTTAAAGATCAAGAATGTACAAGAATCCGATGATGGTATATACACTTGTCGTGCGTCGGTGCTGACAACAGGAGAATTGCAAGAGCGACTTATCCGCGTTGag gTACACACACGACCGTCGATCGAGGAATTTCCGAACCCGATAGATATCATTGAGGGTGAGAACGCAAATATCGAGTGCAGGGCCACTGGCAAACCGCCGCCAACATTCACATGGATCAAGACTCTCACCCAGCAGAATCTCTCCATTGCCGATCGCTTCGGTGTCGATCCGGTTACAGGTGTGCTTACCATTACTAACGTGAATCGCGAAGATGCGGGCGAGTATCAGTGCACCGCGACAAATCTTGCCGGTACAGTCAACACCAACCTCCAGGTGAACGTAATTGTCAAGCCGAAGATTATGGAGTTTCAAAACAAGACCGTGGTTGAGGGCAAGAGCACGGAGATTATGTGCAAGGCCTTCGGCCGGCCGCCTCCCGTGGTGACCTTTAGGAAACTCACGGCCGACAAGCAGTACGTGATGGGCGCTCAGCCGCAGGACGATCGAATAATCATGACGTACAGACCGAATGACGTGTCCGGCGAGACGGACGGCATCTTAACGATCCAAAACGCTCTTACCAACGACGACGGTCTGTACGAGTGCGTGGCGGAGAACGCCGGCGGTGTCGCTTACAAGAACGGCCACCTGACAGTCGAGTTCCCGCCCTCCTTCCGCAACATGCCAAACATCACGGTCTATTCGTGGGAGCAGCGGCCGGTGAATCTCACCTGCATCGCCGAGAGCATACCGAACGCAACGATACGCTGGACCATGTTCGGTGATCGGACAGTCGAAAACGATATCATGATCCAGGTGTTTGGCAACGGACCAATCTCTACTCTTCAGATACGGCCGGTCGATCGGAGGTATTATACCAATTACAAGTGTATCGCCGCGAATACTCACGGCACGCGAGAACACATAATCGAGCTGAAAGAGGCAACAAAGCCCGCCGAACTCTTGAGCGTTAAAACAGTCGAACTCACCGCCACGTCAATAAGATTCGATCTGATACCACCGACACCTCCGGATCTACCCGTCAAAACCATTACCGTGCAATACAAGGATAATAATCAGATCTGGCAAAACGCGAAAAACAAGACGTGGTCTGTCG GTTCTGTATATGTCATCGAGGGCTTGAAGCCGCAGACGCCTTACGATTTCCGCTTCGCGGCGATGAACGACGTCGGTCTAGGTAATTGGGGTAACGAGCAGCACGAGATCACACCTGGCAGGACGGTGCCAAACCAGCCAAAGATCCTGACTACGCCTGGCTCTGAGTACGAGCAGTCAGCATTCAATAATCAGTACGAGCTCAGTTGGCTGGCGCCGCCCGACAACGGCGAGCCCATCGACATGTATCTGATTAAGTACTGCCAAATAAGACGGGTTACGGGCGAATGGGAATTGGTGGACAATACCTGTCAGGAGATCAAGACCCAGACTAGGACGAGGCAGTATCTGAAGGGCTTGAGTTCCAATACCTTTTATCAGGTCCAGCTGCAGGCTCACAACATAATAGGCTACAGCAAACCCGGATTCGCCAAGTTCAGGACGGCCAAAG AATCTGCGGGCAACACTGTGGACTACGTATTAGAATCTGCTGCTGGTGATACTTGCAAGATCGCCGTGGCCACCATAACTGCAGCAGTAATGCTTCTATCTCTAGCCATTTAG